One Mugil cephalus isolate CIBA_MC_2020 chromosome 12, CIBA_Mcephalus_1.1, whole genome shotgun sequence DNA segment encodes these proteins:
- the tnfaip6 gene encoding tumor necrosis factor-inducible gene 6 protein: protein MQFLTVIWTLSFLLKEAQAWGFKNGIFHNSIWLEQAAGVYHRESRKGRYQLTYKEAKAVCKYEGGKLATHEQLEAARQIGFHVCAAGWFDRGRVGYPIVKAGANCGFGKVGIIDYGYRLNKSEKWDVYCYNPNSKECGGVLTDQQRIIQSPGFPEEYQDEQICYWHIRVRLSQRVRLHFLEFDVEDDMACLADYLEVYDSYDDISGFAGRFCGDYLPDDIISTGNVMTLKFLSDASITAGGFQLQYVAVNASMFSHNHTNNHQ, encoded by the exons ATGCAGTTCTTGACTGTGATCTGGACCCTCAGCTTTCTGCTGAAGGAGGCACAGGCGTGGGGCTTCAAAAATGGAATATTTCACAATTCTATATGGCTCG AGCAAGCGGCCGGAGTTTACCATCGGGAATCACGTAAAGGGAGATACCAGCTGACATATAAAGAGGCCAAGGCTGTCTGCAAATATGAGGGAGGGAAGCTGGCCACCCACGAGCAGCTGGAGGCAGCTCGTCAGATAG GTTTTCATGTGTGCGCTGCTGGATGGTTCGACAGAGGTCGTGTTGGCTACCCCATCGTCAAGGCTGGAGCCAACTGTGGGTTCGGGAAGGTTGGCATCATCGACTATGGATACAGGCTGAACAAAAGCGAGAAATGGGACGTATACTGCTACAACCCAAACT CGAAGGAGTGCGGTGGAGTGCTGACAGATCAGCAGAGAATCATTCAGTCTCCCGGCTTCCCTGAAGAGTATCAGGATGAGCAGATCTGCTACTGGCACATCCGGGTGCGTCTGAGTCAGAGGGTTCGACTGCACTTCCTGGAGTTTGACGTGGAGGACGACATGGCATGTCTGGCCGACTACCTAGAGGTCTACGACAGCTACGACGACATCTCAGGGTTCGCTGGGAG gTTCTGTGGCGATTACTTAcctgatgacatcatcagtaCAG GAAACGTGATGACGTTGAAGTTCCTCTCGGACGCTTCGATTACAGCTGGTGGCTTCCAGTTACAATATGTTGCTGTCAACGCGTCTATGTTTTCTCACAATCACACCAACAACCATCAGTGA